In Synechococcus sp. CB0101, a genomic segment contains:
- a CDS encoding sensor domain-containing diguanylate cyclase, with translation MVRRREGCCVVVVGVAMTPYPDYPIPANEEQRLRALRRFAVLDTPEDPHFARIVELASAVLGVPIALVSLVDRDRQWFLARHGLQAQQTPRAMAFCAHAIAEQALMEVPDALDDARFNTNPLVLDEPKIRFYAGVPLRTEDGYNLGTLCAIDRKPRVLDPHQRAMLQLMADLVMRELELRQRSMQCPVTGLYNRSVFFRFGEQEFEQARDECTPLALFNFDIDDFRQINMRWGHQAGDQVLLDLCAVVQKQLGHEDLFGRIGDEEFSVLLVNASMTRAMALAESIRQAIAAMRGVFDQSDYHPNISGGITALADTDQSFADLFYRADQALYLAKGNGRNQVASLLVD, from the coding sequence GTGAGGGCTGTTGCGTTGTTGTTGTTGGTGTTGCGATGACCCCCTATCCCGACTATCCGATCCCTGCCAATGAGGAGCAGCGGCTGCGGGCCTTGCGGCGCTTTGCGGTGCTCGACACCCCGGAAGATCCCCACTTCGCGCGGATCGTGGAGCTGGCTTCGGCGGTGTTGGGGGTGCCGATCGCGTTGGTGTCGCTGGTGGATCGCGATCGCCAGTGGTTTCTGGCGCGCCATGGCCTGCAGGCACAGCAAACACCGCGCGCCATGGCCTTCTGTGCCCATGCCATTGCCGAGCAGGCGCTGATGGAGGTGCCGGATGCCCTCGACGATGCCCGCTTCAACACCAACCCCCTGGTGCTGGATGAGCCGAAGATCCGCTTCTACGCCGGCGTGCCGCTGCGCACCGAAGACGGCTACAACCTCGGCACCCTCTGCGCGATTGATCGCAAGCCGCGGGTGCTGGATCCACATCAGCGGGCGATGTTGCAGTTGATGGCGGATCTGGTGATGCGGGAGCTGGAGCTGCGCCAGCGCAGCATGCAGTGCCCGGTCACCGGTCTTTACAACCGCAGCGTGTTTTTTCGCTTTGGTGAGCAGGAGTTTGAGCAGGCCCGCGATGAATGCACGCCGCTGGCGCTGTTCAATTTCGACATCGACGACTTTCGCCAGATCAACATGCGCTGGGGGCATCAGGCTGGTGATCAGGTGCTGCTCGATCTCTGCGCAGTGGTGCAGAAGCAGCTGGGGCATGAGGATTTGTTCGGGCGCATCGGTGATGAGGAATTCTCAGTGTTGCTGGTGAACGCATCGATGACCCGAGCGATGGCCCTTGCTGAATCGATCCGCCAGGCGATTGCTGCCATGCGGGGCGTCTTCGACCAGTCTGATTACCACCCCAATATCAGTGGAGGCATCACGGCCCTGGCCGACACCGACCAGAGCTTTGCGGATCTCTTTTATCGGGCTGATCAGGCTCTCTATCTGGCCAAGGGAAATGGCCGCAACCAGGTGGCCTCGCTGCTGGTGGACTAG
- a CDS encoding Hsp20/alpha crystallin family protein: MSLIKWEPLTDIEAMMDRAFNWPSFRLGASMPLSEWGPRVDICESDGTYLFKADIPGMNKEDVSVSVAEDMLTLQGERKRESEETRPHFHRMERSYGSFSRSFSLPEDADLNTVHAHCENGELTVSIAKKAGAEEAKPVSIPVD, translated from the coding sequence ATGAGTCTGATCAAGTGGGAACCCCTAACTGACATCGAAGCCATGATGGATCGGGCCTTCAACTGGCCCAGTTTCCGGCTTGGCGCCTCCATGCCGTTGAGCGAATGGGGGCCACGGGTGGATATTTGTGAAAGCGACGGCACCTATCTGTTCAAAGCCGATATTCCCGGCATGAATAAAGAAGATGTATCGGTATCCGTTGCCGAAGACATGCTCACGCTTCAAGGGGAACGCAAGCGCGAAAGCGAGGAAACACGCCCCCACTTTCATCGGATGGAGCGCTCCTATGGCAGCTTCAGCCGCAGCTTCTCTCTACCGGAGGATGCCGATCTGAACACCGTGCACGCCCATTGCGAGAACGGCGAACTCACCGTGAGCATTGCCAAAAAAGCGGGTGCCGAAGAGGCCAAGCCAGTGAGCATTCCCGTGGATTGA
- a CDS encoding LuxR C-terminal-related transcriptional regulator encodes MVGQAIAGVLSEVAGLDVMGVCASVQEAKLLIRRHPPRLLVLDVELGDGSYCEAADLLLQLRPDAELLVVTAMAEAFSPPADLARCVIAVVDKALAWDQLMAVVLAWKDRCQNQVRTHLPSCQDLLSAIERLSPREQRVVRALGCGLLNKEIASRLNLSNATVETYRKHVAARLGVSGAELVRLASLYRMLSWDASRSS; translated from the coding sequence ATGGTCGGCCAGGCCATTGCCGGTGTTCTCTCGGAAGTGGCCGGGCTTGATGTGATGGGGGTTTGTGCTTCCGTGCAGGAGGCAAAGCTGTTGATTCGTCGCCATCCGCCGCGGTTGTTGGTGCTGGATGTGGAGTTGGGGGATGGGAGCTACTGCGAGGCTGCGGATTTGCTGCTGCAGCTGCGGCCGGATGCTGAGCTGCTGGTCGTGACTGCCATGGCTGAGGCCTTCTCTCCTCCGGCTGATCTGGCCCGGTGTGTGATTGCTGTGGTGGATAAAGCGTTGGCTTGGGATCAGCTGATGGCTGTGGTGCTGGCCTGGAAGGACCGCTGCCAGAACCAGGTGAGGACCCACCTGCCCAGTTGTCAGGACCTACTCAGTGCCATCGAGCGGCTCAGCCCAAGGGAGCAGCGCGTGGTGCGAGCGCTGGGGTGCGGGCTGCTCAACAAGGAGATTGCGAGTCGCTTGAACTTGAGCAATGCCACTGTGGAGACCTATCGCAAGCATGTGGCAGCCAGGCTCGGAGTGAGCGGTGCGGAGCTGGTGCGACTGGCCTCCCTGTATCGCATGCTCAGTTGGGATGCGAGTCGATCCAGTTAG
- a CDS encoding LysR substrate-binding domain-containing protein — protein sequence MSRQIRAALKLFELRLSRASSHLELLGDPALLLAERAVHQQARLRGRAPLRADATYASGPWLLSTPPEGWLVGRFDLPGLHRPLQLLRDRVIDAWVGSYQPDLPDADDPEWWVLDLLREPVQLLAAPDHPLAQVRDLRVGDFEPFPSLALPSGWFPRTEAVLREQGLWSDPVRIQRYDPSCWEGRCADGVTLSYGQSLTEALQPTTVRLDWDLGLITGEALVVRRDLMDEPAIQQLVEHLQQQARLVAGRFGDVELML from the coding sequence GTGTCGCGCCAGATTCGCGCTGCGCTGAAGTTGTTTGAGCTCCGCCTCAGCCGGGCCAGCTCGCATCTGGAGCTGCTGGGTGATCCTGCGTTGCTGCTGGCGGAGCGTGCGGTGCATCAACAGGCCCGCTTGCGTGGTCGGGCTCCGCTTCGGGCCGATGCCACCTATGCCTCGGGGCCTTGGCTGTTGTCGACCCCGCCGGAGGGATGGCTGGTGGGTCGCTTTGATTTACCGGGTCTGCACCGTCCGCTGCAGTTGCTGCGGGATCGGGTGATCGACGCCTGGGTGGGCAGCTATCAACCGGATCTGCCCGACGCTGATGATCCCGAGTGGTGGGTGCTCGATCTGTTGCGGGAGCCAGTGCAGTTGCTGGCAGCGCCGGATCATCCCCTGGCTCAGGTGCGCGACCTGCGCGTGGGTGACTTTGAGCCTTTCCCCAGCCTGGCGTTGCCATCAGGCTGGTTTCCGCGCACTGAAGCCGTGTTGCGGGAGCAGGGGCTGTGGAGCGATCCGGTGCGCATCCAGCGCTACGACCCAAGCTGTTGGGAAGGGCGCTGCGCCGATGGCGTCACCCTCAGTTATGGCCAGAGCCTCACCGAGGCCCTTCAGCCCACCACCGTGCGCCTCGACTGGGATCTTGGCCTGATCACCGGAGAAGCGCTGGTGGTGCGGCGCGATCTGATGGATGAACCAGCCATTCAGCAGCTGGTGGAGCATCTGCAGCAGCAGGCGCGTTTGGTGGCTGGTCGATTCGGGGATGTGGAGCTGATGCTCTGA
- a CDS encoding CapA family protein: MEAPTLKLLLGGDLMLGRGIDQQMPQHCDPALHEAVVRDARYYAQLAEERHGLLTTPFEPATPWGASLAWMEQLQPELRLVNLETAITQSDRAWPGKGVHFRMHPANITALQAARLDGCSLANNHSLDWGFNGLADTLRSLRQAGIQTAGAGLSPHQAQRPARWQLGDGRQLLLFAWAFTSSGVPPAWGVQPTHPGVALLSGINSGSVKWLCRCINRQRRPGDRVVVSLHWGANWVPVVPEQHRWLARQLIELAGVDVVVGHSSHHPLPLEVHQGRLILYGCGDVINDYEGLPAHGPWRADLVCLYGVELERRSGALASLELRPFQLRGFKLQEASTSDRQLLAHQLGLEAAPTGWRYRQAGPSWRLERQRSAAAAVASQSHARGAEHP, from the coding sequence GTGGAAGCGCCAACCCTGAAGCTGCTGCTGGGGGGCGATCTGATGCTCGGGCGCGGCATCGATCAGCAGATGCCCCAGCACTGCGATCCAGCCCTGCACGAAGCGGTGGTGCGGGATGCCCGCTACTACGCGCAGCTGGCCGAGGAGCGCCATGGGCTCCTCACAACCCCCTTCGAGCCGGCCACCCCCTGGGGCGCCAGCCTGGCCTGGATGGAGCAATTACAGCCAGAGCTGCGCCTGGTGAATCTGGAAACAGCCATCACCCAGAGCGATCGGGCCTGGCCAGGCAAAGGCGTGCACTTCCGCATGCACCCGGCCAACATCACCGCCCTGCAGGCGGCACGCCTCGATGGCTGCAGCCTGGCCAACAACCACAGCCTCGACTGGGGGTTCAACGGCCTGGCCGACACTCTCCGCAGCCTGAGACAGGCCGGGATCCAAACCGCCGGAGCGGGCCTCAGCCCCCATCAGGCCCAGCGACCGGCGCGCTGGCAATTGGGTGATGGCCGCCAGCTGCTGCTGTTTGCCTGGGCCTTCACCAGCAGCGGGGTGCCGCCGGCCTGGGGCGTGCAACCCACGCATCCCGGCGTGGCGCTCTTGAGCGGCATCAACAGCGGCAGCGTGAAATGGCTCTGCCGCTGCATCAATCGCCAGCGCCGCCCCGGCGATCGGGTGGTGGTGTCGCTGCACTGGGGGGCGAACTGGGTGCCAGTGGTGCCCGAACAACACCGCTGGTTGGCCAGGCAGCTCATCGAGCTGGCCGGCGTGGATGTGGTGGTTGGCCATTCCTCCCACCACCCGCTTCCGCTGGAGGTGCATCAGGGCCGGCTGATCCTCTACGGCTGCGGCGATGTGATCAACGACTACGAGGGCCTACCAGCCCACGGCCCTTGGCGCGCTGATCTGGTGTGCCTCTACGGGGTCGAGCTGGAGCGCCGCAGCGGCGCCCTCGCCAGCCTCGAGCTGCGCCCCTTTCAGCTGCGGGGCTTCAAGCTCCAGGAGGCATCCACCAGCGATCGCCAACTGCTGGCGCACCAACTGGGCCTGGAAGCCGCGCCAACAGGTTGGCGTTACCGGCAAGCCGGGCCCAGCTGGCGCCTGGAACGCCAACGCAGCGCCGCTGCGGCAGTGGCGAGCCAGTCGCACGCCAGGGGAGCAGAGCATCCATAG
- a CDS encoding STAS/SEC14 domain-containing protein, with the protein MIQLIDNLPAGTLGFSCSGQISGEEMQRLVIPQVETALLEHERIKALVVLQPDFEGLSLEAAWDDTNLGLRHWDGFERLAVVTDLAWVRQASRALALLLPYPVQHFGLHDVEGARRWLSEALGTVHLERQGEVITITLIGLLDPEVYARIDDDLANLFSQVDRPRVLLDLRQFDGWLALGALRQHLALIRDYRHRPQKLAVVSHGPLQRIAQRVLGAFSHADTQTFSSTDLLAAQDWICCD; encoded by the coding sequence ATGATCCAGCTGATCGACAACCTCCCCGCCGGCACCCTGGGCTTCAGCTGCAGCGGACAGATCAGCGGCGAGGAGATGCAGCGGCTGGTGATTCCACAGGTGGAGACGGCGCTGCTGGAGCACGAGCGCATCAAGGCGCTGGTGGTGCTGCAACCCGATTTCGAAGGCCTCAGCCTCGAAGCCGCCTGGGATGACACCAACCTCGGCCTGCGCCACTGGGATGGATTCGAGCGCCTGGCGGTGGTGACCGACCTGGCCTGGGTGCGCCAGGCCAGCCGGGCCCTCGCGCTGCTGCTGCCCTATCCGGTGCAGCACTTCGGCCTTCACGACGTGGAGGGAGCGCGGCGCTGGCTGAGCGAAGCGCTCGGCACCGTGCACCTGGAGCGCCAAGGCGAGGTAATCACCATCACCCTGATTGGATTGCTGGATCCAGAGGTGTATGCCCGCATCGACGACGACCTGGCCAACCTGTTCAGCCAGGTGGACAGGCCACGGGTGTTGCTGGATCTGCGCCAATTCGATGGCTGGCTGGCCCTGGGAGCCCTGCGCCAACACCTGGCCCTGATCCGCGACTATCGCCACCGCCCCCAGAAGCTCGCCGTGGTGAGCCATGGCCCCTTGCAGCGGATCGCCCAACGGGTGCTCGGCGCCTTCAGCCATGCCGATACCCAAACCTTCAGCAGTACGGATCTCCTGGCCGCCCAGGACTGGATCTGCTGCGACTGA
- a CDS encoding YbhB/YbcL family Raf kinase inhibitor-like protein has product MAAAAEPPQWRWDHAAALPRGLEATHPGRSAWPDPRMVSSNGSFHLESPAFRDGELIPLIHTAEGLNLSPPLRWSGPPEHTRSYALLLEDWDSPAGSWVHWLLFNIPASLRALPAGLERSPELANGARHGSCWGVGRFERIGYQGPLPPAGLAHRYVFELVALDASLDLPPGCTVFDLRAAIADHELGRATLTGLYARGL; this is encoded by the coding sequence GTGGCGGCGGCCGCGGAGCCGCCGCAGTGGCGCTGGGATCATGCAGCTGCGCTGCCCAGGGGCTTGGAGGCAACGCACCCTGGCCGCAGTGCCTGGCCGGATCCGCGCATGGTGAGCAGCAATGGTTCGTTTCACCTCGAATCGCCAGCGTTCCGCGATGGCGAGCTGATTCCGTTGATTCACACCGCTGAGGGGCTCAACCTGTCGCCGCCACTGCGCTGGAGCGGTCCGCCGGAGCACACCCGCAGCTATGCGCTCCTGCTCGAAGACTGGGATTCCCCAGCGGGTAGCTGGGTGCATTGGCTGCTGTTCAACATCCCGGCCTCGCTGCGCGCCCTGCCGGCCGGGTTGGAGCGGAGCCCTGAACTCGCCAACGGTGCCCGCCACGGCAGTTGCTGGGGGGTGGGGCGTTTTGAGCGCATCGGCTACCAGGGCCCCTTGCCCCCCGCGGGGCTGGCCCATCGCTATGTGTTTGAACTGGTGGCGCTGGATGCGTCGCTGGATCTCCCGCCGGGTTGCACGGTGTTTGACCTGCGGGCTGCCATCGCTGATCACGAGCTGGGGCGAGCCACGCTGACGGGTCTCTACGCCAGAGGGTTGTGA
- a CDS encoding HlyD family secretion protein codes for MALAIWPWQETVRAAGVIRPAGENTIVQSQLDGVLARVWVKENQVVQKGERLAELDRRSLDNERRKLEAELTQSLAQQRDSQASRLDAQQQTNATRSLNRAQLNSAQRDLDSAASTLQYREVELKRYRSLLSSGAVAETVIEEKQAQAVLARNELAKARQALREQEARGAAELARLGQGSNQATRDSRELAKQVDQTRARLEEVKRALLNSVIKAPKAGSVIVSNLRHPQQVIRSGEVLAQIAPSQGELQVKLSVPSSDVGTIKANQPAHLRIAGCPYPEFGVLKARVLNISADTISQGTGRNGTGNPGFQVSLLPSAKPLTNGSRTCLLRHGMDVQADVVTRQTTILGFILTKLRLTTGT; via the coding sequence TTGGCCCTTGCCATCTGGCCCTGGCAGGAGACCGTGCGCGCTGCAGGCGTGATCCGACCGGCCGGAGAAAACACCATCGTTCAGAGCCAACTCGATGGTGTGCTGGCGAGGGTCTGGGTCAAGGAGAACCAAGTGGTCCAGAAGGGCGAACGCTTGGCGGAACTCGATCGCCGCAGCCTGGACAACGAGCGACGGAAATTGGAAGCGGAGCTGACCCAGTCGTTGGCCCAACAGCGCGATAGCCAGGCCTCGCGTCTGGATGCGCAGCAACAGACCAACGCCACACGCTCTTTGAACAGAGCCCAACTCAACTCAGCACAGCGCGATCTCGACAGCGCGGCCTCAACCCTGCAGTACCGGGAGGTTGAACTCAAGCGCTACCGCAGCTTGCTCTCCAGCGGTGCCGTTGCCGAAACAGTGATCGAGGAAAAACAGGCCCAAGCGGTATTGGCACGCAACGAGTTGGCCAAGGCCCGGCAAGCACTGCGGGAACAAGAAGCACGCGGCGCCGCCGAACTGGCTCGGCTTGGCCAGGGCTCCAACCAGGCCACGCGTGACAGCCGAGAACTCGCCAAACAGGTGGATCAAACGCGTGCCCGTCTCGAGGAGGTCAAACGCGCCTTGCTCAACAGCGTGATCAAGGCGCCCAAAGCCGGGTCAGTGATTGTGAGCAACCTCAGGCATCCGCAGCAGGTGATCCGCAGCGGCGAGGTGCTGGCGCAGATCGCACCCAGCCAGGGCGAGCTACAAGTGAAACTGAGCGTGCCAAGCTCCGATGTCGGCACGATCAAGGCGAATCAACCGGCCCACCTCCGCATCGCCGGTTGTCCTTACCCAGAATTCGGCGTGCTGAAGGCGCGGGTGCTGAACATTTCTGCCGACACGATTAGCCAGGGCACAGGTCGTAATGGCACTGGCAACCCCGGTTTCCAGGTCTCTCTGCTGCCGTCAGCAAAACCACTCACCAATGGAAGCCGCACCTGTTTACTGCGTCATGGCATGGATGTACAGGCCGATGTTGTAACGCGGCAAACCACGATTCTTGGCTTCATTCTCACCAAGTTACGACTCACAACTGGGACCTGA
- a CDS encoding chlorophyll a/b-binding protein has translation MSLLQHWGFTDQAERWNGRLAMLGFVIALATELLTGQGVLAQLRSLWPGP, from the coding sequence ATGTCATTGCTTCAGCACTGGGGGTTCACGGATCAGGCCGAGCGCTGGAATGGGCGCCTGGCGATGCTGGGTTTTGTGATCGCCCTGGCCACCGAATTGCTCACTGGCCAGGGAGTGTTGGCTCAGCTGCGTTCCCTCTGGCCCGGGCCCTGA
- a CDS encoding HAD-IC family P-type ATPase — protein MPAAPTPWHALPPAGNAAGLSCVEAERRLAANGPNRLPQAPAPALAAVLVRQFASPLIAVLLLAALLSLAVGDRKDALFIAAVLLLNAAVGGLQEWKAERRSHALRQLLKVQALVLRDGEAVLRDAESLVVGDAVLLESGQVVAADLRLLRSHNLELDEALLTGESLPVHKHALAQLPLDTPLAERCTMAHAGSTVARGRGLGLVVATGSATEVGRLASDLQTITPGRPPLLQRMDRFSRSIGLLVSLAALVVAWLAMARGGLTLLEALLFAVALAVSAIPEGLPVALTVALAVASHRMAQRQVIVRRLPAVEGLGSCTLIASDKTGTLTCNQLSVEQVRPAEGIGLERLARAAVLCNEADLHRRDGVWEGRGDPTDVALLQFARQQGWSRDTALLAEPQLNAIPFEPEHRFAASFHACGTAGTAVLVKGAPERVLPMCALSPAQQRDGLEQAAALAGQGLRVLALAEGTGLEPVAEQATPPEPKGLRWLGLLGLMDPLRPGVVDAVRRCHQAGIRVWMITGDHPTTAAAIARQLGLLQGDDAVVEGRDLEQASSRQLQRLVASRCVFARMAPHQKLQLVQAAQRAGHFVAVTGDGVNDAPALRAAPIGIAMGRSGTDVAREAADLVLADDGFASIVAGIEEGRIAYANVRKVIALLVSSGAAEIVLITLAVASGLPLPLLPVQLLWLNLATNGVQDVALAFEPAEGNVLLQRPRSPQEPVFDRLMRQRTLLAALVMGLVGFGLYAALLKQGWPLEQARNALLLQMVLFENVQIGNCRLEHHSVFSSSPLRSPLLLAGIAAAFGLHVVVMHVPLGQQLLGTGPLPLQQWLVELALSLSVLLAVELQKALQRRADRGSSPVGRPPGC, from the coding sequence ATGCCTGCTGCACCCACCCCTTGGCATGCCCTGCCGCCTGCCGGCAATGCCGCCGGGCTCAGCTGTGTAGAGGCCGAACGCCGCTTGGCCGCCAACGGCCCCAATCGGTTGCCCCAGGCTCCGGCCCCGGCTCTGGCGGCGGTGTTGGTGCGCCAGTTCGCCAGCCCACTCATCGCCGTGCTGCTGCTGGCGGCCTTGCTCTCGTTGGCGGTGGGCGACCGCAAAGATGCCCTTTTTATCGCGGCGGTGCTGCTGCTCAATGCCGCCGTGGGCGGGCTGCAGGAATGGAAGGCGGAGCGCCGTAGCCATGCGCTGCGCCAATTGCTGAAGGTGCAGGCCCTGGTGTTGCGCGATGGCGAGGCCGTGCTGCGGGATGCCGAATCCCTGGTGGTCGGCGATGCCGTGTTGCTGGAGAGCGGCCAGGTGGTGGCAGCGGATCTGCGCTTGCTGCGCAGCCACAACCTCGAGCTCGATGAAGCGCTGCTCACGGGCGAATCGCTGCCGGTGCACAAACACGCCCTGGCGCAGCTGCCGCTGGACACGCCCCTGGCCGAGCGCTGCACCATGGCCCATGCCGGCAGCACCGTGGCCCGCGGCCGCGGGCTGGGGTTGGTGGTGGCCACCGGCTCGGCCACGGAGGTGGGCCGCTTGGCGAGCGATCTGCAAACGATCACGCCCGGCCGGCCGCCCCTGCTGCAGCGCATGGATCGCTTCAGCCGCAGCATCGGATTGCTGGTGAGCCTGGCGGCCCTGGTGGTGGCCTGGTTGGCGATGGCCCGCGGCGGCCTCACCCTGCTGGAGGCGCTGCTGTTCGCCGTGGCGCTGGCGGTGTCAGCCATTCCTGAGGGCCTGCCGGTGGCGCTCACGGTGGCCCTGGCGGTGGCCAGCCATCGCATGGCTCAGCGCCAGGTGATTGTGCGGCGCTTACCGGCGGTGGAGGGGTTGGGGAGCTGCACCCTGATCGCGAGCGATAAAACCGGCACGCTCACCTGCAATCAGCTGTCGGTGGAGCAGGTGCGGCCGGCGGAGGGCATTGGCCTGGAACGGCTGGCCCGGGCAGCGGTGCTGTGCAACGAAGCGGATCTGCATCGTCGCGATGGGGTGTGGGAAGGGCGCGGCGATCCCACCGATGTGGCCTTGCTCCAGTTCGCCCGCCAGCAGGGGTGGAGCCGAGACACGGCCCTGTTGGCGGAACCGCAGCTGAATGCGATTCCGTTTGAGCCCGAACACCGCTTTGCTGCCAGCTTTCACGCCTGCGGCACGGCGGGCACTGCCGTGCTGGTGAAGGGCGCGCCGGAGCGGGTGTTGCCGATGTGTGCCTTGAGCCCAGCTCAGCAGCGGGATGGGCTGGAGCAGGCCGCTGCGCTGGCGGGCCAGGGGCTGCGGGTGTTGGCGTTGGCGGAGGGCACGGGCCTTGAGCCGGTGGCGGAGCAGGCCACCCCGCCTGAGCCCAAGGGGCTGCGCTGGCTTGGGCTTCTGGGCTTGATGGATCCGCTGCGCCCGGGGGTGGTCGACGCGGTGCGGCGCTGCCATCAGGCCGGGATCCGCGTGTGGATGATCACCGGCGATCACCCCACCACGGCAGCCGCGATCGCCCGGCAGCTGGGGTTACTGCAGGGGGATGATGCCGTGGTGGAAGGGCGTGATCTGGAGCAGGCGAGTTCTCGGCAGCTGCAGCGGCTCGTTGCCAGCCGCTGTGTGTTTGCCCGCATGGCGCCCCATCAGAAGCTGCAGCTGGTGCAGGCGGCCCAGCGGGCCGGCCATTTTGTGGCTGTTACCGGCGATGGGGTGAACGATGCTCCGGCGCTGCGGGCGGCTCCGATCGGGATTGCGATGGGCCGCAGCGGCACGGATGTGGCTAGGGAGGCCGCTGATCTGGTGCTGGCCGACGACGGCTTTGCCTCCATCGTGGCCGGCATCGAAGAAGGCCGAATCGCCTACGCCAATGTGCGCAAGGTGATCGCCTTGTTGGTCTCGTCGGGCGCGGCGGAGATCGTGTTGATCACCCTGGCGGTGGCCAGTGGATTGCCTTTGCCCCTGCTGCCGGTGCAACTGCTCTGGCTGAACCTGGCCACCAATGGCGTTCAAGACGTGGCCCTGGCTTTCGAGCCGGCCGAGGGGAATGTGCTGCTCCAGCGGCCCCGGTCGCCGCAGGAGCCGGTGTTTGATCGGCTGATGCGGCAGCGCACACTGCTGGCGGCCCTGGTGATGGGGCTGGTGGGCTTTGGTTTGTATGCCGCATTGCTGAAGCAGGGGTGGCCGCTGGAGCAAGCCCGCAATGCCTTGTTGCTGCAGATGGTGCTGTTTGAAAACGTTCAGATCGGCAATTGCCGCCTGGAGCACCATTCCGTGTTCAGCTCTTCACCGCTGCGATCCCCCCTGTTGCTGGCGGGCATCGCGGCGGCCTTTGGGCTGCATGTGGTGGTGATGCATGTGCCCTTGGGTCAGCAGCTGCTCGGCACCGGACCGCTGCCGTTGCAGCAATGGCTGGTGGAGTTGGCGTTAAGCCTCAGCGTGCTCTTGGCTGTGGAGCTGCAGAAGGCGCTTCAACGCCGCGCCGATCGAGGGAGCTCTCCAGTAGGTAGGCCGCCAGGTTGCTGA
- a CDS encoding ZIP family metal transporter, protein MSLVALVGAFTLVLPARRLQQVLAPLVSLAAGSLLGGALFHMLPEGFSALNPLRSGEWIAAGFTAFLALEQFLHWHHSHRQNGRLFAATGSREPMGLLILMGDGLHNFIGGLGIASTFLINPPAGVAAWMAAVAHEIPQELGDFGVLVHSGWKPRRALFWNLISALTFPLGALMAWWLRDLIPLAPLVLFAAGNFIYIAASDLVPEIKHHSEPGVALQGFACFSGGLLVMLVIAQVA, encoded by the coding sequence ATGTCGCTCGTGGCGTTAGTGGGTGCCTTCACGCTGGTGTTGCCGGCACGGCGACTGCAGCAGGTTTTGGCACCACTGGTGTCGCTGGCAGCAGGCTCGCTCTTGGGTGGTGCACTGTTTCATATGTTGCCGGAGGGATTCTCGGCCCTCAATCCGTTGCGGTCCGGCGAATGGATTGCAGCTGGTTTTACGGCATTCCTGGCGCTCGAGCAGTTTTTGCATTGGCATCATTCCCATCGCCAGAACGGGCGGCTTTTTGCTGCTACCGGTTCGCGGGAGCCCATGGGCTTGTTGATCTTGATGGGGGATGGGCTGCACAACTTCATTGGTGGTCTGGGTATCGCCAGCACCTTTCTGATCAATCCACCGGCCGGTGTGGCTGCCTGGATGGCTGCCGTGGCTCATGAAATCCCCCAAGAGCTTGGTGATTTTGGTGTCTTGGTGCACAGCGGCTGGAAGCCCCGCAGGGCGCTGTTCTGGAATTTGATCTCCGCTCTCACCTTCCCGCTGGGTGCATTGATGGCTTGGTGGCTCAGAGATTTGATTCCACTGGCGCCATTGGTGCTCTTTGCAGCTGGCAATTTCATCTATATCGCTGCCTCTGATCTTGTGCCTGAAATCAAGCATCATTCGGAGCCTGGCGTCGCGCTTCAAGGCTTTGCTTGCTTCAGTGGCGGTCTGTTGGTGATGCTTGTGATCGCGCAGGTGGCCTGA